In a genomic window of Pontibacter liquoris:
- the fcl gene encoding GDP-L-fucose synthase encodes MLTSSKIYIAGHRGMVGSAIVRKLQEAGYTNLLTRTSLELDLRSQAAVEAFFAQEKPEFVFLAAAKVGGIQANNTFRADFLYENLMIEANIIHAAYKQGVKKLQFLGSSCIYPKLALQPLKEDYLLTGELEPTNEPYAIAKIAGVKLCEAYRDQYGCDFTSVMPTNLYGYNDNYDLNNSHVLPALIRKFHEAREAGAAEVVVWGTGRPKREFLFADDLADACVFLMQHYSGRELVNIGTGEDLSIKELAGIVKEVTGFNGELVFDTTKPDGTPRKLMDVSRLHALGWKHSTQLKEGIALAYADFLSKLVPVNS; translated from the coding sequence ATGCTAACGAGTTCAAAGATTTATATAGCCGGTCACCGGGGAATGGTTGGTTCCGCAATTGTGCGAAAGCTACAGGAAGCCGGGTACACGAACCTGCTCACGCGCACCTCCTTGGAGTTGGACCTGCGGAGCCAGGCAGCTGTGGAAGCTTTCTTTGCCCAGGAGAAACCCGAGTTCGTATTCCTGGCCGCCGCTAAAGTGGGGGGCATACAGGCCAACAATACCTTCCGGGCCGATTTCCTCTACGAAAACCTGATGATCGAGGCCAATATCATCCATGCTGCTTACAAGCAGGGAGTAAAGAAACTGCAATTCCTTGGATCGTCTTGCATTTATCCCAAACTGGCCCTGCAGCCCCTGAAAGAAGATTACCTGCTTACAGGAGAACTGGAGCCCACAAATGAGCCGTATGCCATTGCCAAAATTGCCGGTGTCAAGCTTTGCGAGGCGTATCGTGACCAGTATGGCTGCGATTTTACCAGCGTGATGCCGACCAACCTGTATGGCTACAACGATAACTATGACCTGAACAACTCGCATGTGCTGCCGGCCCTGATCCGCAAGTTTCATGAAGCCCGGGAAGCCGGCGCAGCAGAAGTAGTGGTGTGGGGCACAGGCAGACCGAAAAGAGAGTTCCTGTTTGCCGACGACCTGGCCGATGCCTGCGTGTTCCTGATGCAGCATTATTCAGGGCGCGAGCTGGTGAATATCGGTACGGGGGAGGACCTTTCTATTAAAGAGCTAGCCGGAATCGTGAAGGAAGTAACCGGCTTTAACGGGGAACTGGTATTTGACACCACCAAGCCAGACGGCACGCCCCGCAAACTGATGGATGTAAGCAGGCTGCACGCCCTAGGCTGGAAGCACAGCACACAGCTAAAAGAAGGCATCGCATTGGCCTATGCTGACTTTCTGAGCAAACTCGTTCCAGTGAACAGTTAA
- a CDS encoding DUF4184 family protein — protein sequence MPFTFSHPAIVLPLKYLPKKWISMTGLVMGSMAPDFEKFIKMEPGNTFSHTWHGLFWFNVPFGILLAFVYHLIIRDQLLDHLPVFLRKRLYRFRGFDWRTYFKKNYGAVALSVLIGATSHLAWDSITHLNGRLTWMRPFLVQKFYLAGTKVTIYAIFDNICSVAGLLFIFFFLMRLQAMSVPFKPDSSIRRYWLLVAVFAGAVMALRLLSQTGFVPLMELLIISISAVMLGILVSSIVVKHTSWAKV from the coding sequence ATGCCTTTTACCTTTTCACATCCGGCTATTGTGCTGCCCTTAAAGTACCTGCCTAAAAAATGGATCTCCATGACAGGCCTGGTGATGGGAAGTATGGCGCCTGATTTTGAGAAGTTCATCAAGATGGAACCGGGAAATACCTTCAGCCATACCTGGCATGGCCTTTTCTGGTTTAATGTACCGTTCGGCATCCTGCTGGCGTTCGTCTACCACCTTATTATTCGCGATCAACTGCTGGATCATCTTCCCGTCTTTTTACGCAAGCGCCTGTATCGCTTCAGAGGGTTCGATTGGAGAACGTATTTTAAGAAGAACTATGGCGCAGTGGCTCTTTCCGTACTTATTGGCGCCACCTCACACCTTGCCTGGGACAGTATCACGCATCTGAATGGCCGGCTTACTTGGATGCGCCCGTTTTTAGTACAGAAATTCTACCTGGCCGGTACGAAGGTTACCATATATGCCATTTTCGATAATATCTGTTCAGTTGCCGGGCTTCTGTTTATTTTCTTCTTTCTCATGAGGCTGCAAGCAATGTCGGTTCCTTTTAAGCCCGACAGCTCGATTAGGCGTTATTGGCTACTGGTGGCGGTATTTGCCGGCGCAGTTATGGCGCTCCGCCTGCTATCACAAACAGGATTTGTTCCTTTAATGGAGCTTCTGATTATTTCTATCTCTGCAGTAATGCTGGGTATTCTAGTATCTTCTATCGTTGTAAAGCATACTTCCTGGGCAAAGGTGTAA